A part of Chitinimonas koreensis genomic DNA contains:
- the fdhD gene encoding formate dehydrogenase accessory sulfurtransferase FdhD: MSTTAVSDAVIEEVPVSLEWNGRHAIVTLATPLELEALAIGFSWSEGLVERPAQIGAVEVVPTAQGMAVLIEIDPACLDRVAARQAAALASSACGLCGARDLAAANRVPPRLTDDFRLAPAAVERAMAALPSQQRLGGPTGGAHVAAFADRDGALLYAAEDVGRHNAFDKLLGKLARAGVAPGDGFALVSARASFELAQKAATVGLPALCAVSAASAMAVRLAEAAGLTLVAFARDGRGTCLAGAGRLELAV; the protein is encoded by the coding sequence GTGAGCACCACGGCCGTGAGCGACGCGGTGATCGAGGAAGTGCCGGTCTCGCTCGAATGGAACGGCCGCCACGCCATCGTCACCCTGGCGACGCCGCTGGAGCTGGAGGCGCTGGCGATCGGCTTCAGCTGGAGCGAGGGCCTGGTCGAGCGGCCGGCGCAGATCGGCGCGGTCGAGGTGGTGCCGACCGCGCAGGGCATGGCGGTGCTGATCGAGATCGACCCGGCCTGCCTCGACCGGGTGGCGGCGCGCCAGGCGGCAGCGCTGGCCAGCTCGGCCTGCGGCCTGTGCGGCGCGCGCGACCTGGCGGCGGCCAACCGGGTGCCGCCGCGGCTGACCGACGATTTCCGCCTCGCGCCCGCCGCGGTCGAGCGGGCGATGGCGGCGCTGCCGTCGCAGCAGCGGCTGGGCGGCCCGACCGGCGGCGCCCACGTCGCGGCCTTCGCCGACCGCGACGGCGCGCTGCTGTACGCCGCCGAGGACGTCGGCCGCCACAACGCCTTCGACAAGCTGCTGGGCAAGCTGGCGCGGGCCGGCGTCGCGCCGGGCGACGGTTTCGCGCTGGTCAGCGCGCGGGCGAGCTTCGAGCTGGCGCAGAAGGCCGCGACGGTCGGCCTGCCGGCGCTGTGCGCGGTCTCGGCCGCCAGCGCGATGGCGGTCCGGCTGGCCGAGGCGGCCGGGCTGACGCTGGTGGCCTTCGCACGCGATGGGCGGGGGACTTGCCTGGCGGGGGCGGGGCGGTTGGAGCTGGCGGTGTGA
- a CDS encoding peptidylprolyl isomerase has protein sequence MRRQSASRLRPALAALLAAGLALGGAALGASRDGLADPALAARIDGQPIPLAGLRVLHTVGAYRDMKVPLDKVLASVIDNRLLGDYAAGQYDEATLFPNTAVAFAREVAVEDQLVATLRRAYKAPLDAALARAGGLARLVVRNTVPSRQALEAVFPPGDALRLDAALTPQQLEAARAVTLLEYRFPGGETGRIDLAQLWQRQNIQGKTLLRGGDADYRAQQAMQLLGSRYVLAWARRDSGLSADDLALLRRAIEDRDRRGALLQLLGIEADMHYSSAHLKQLAAAATPAEVADYYARHPAEFRRIERVRARHIRCGDEAACRDAYERLRGGADFAAVARAASSAGDAADGGALGWLRRDDGQPSWLRDLAFALPPGKPSRPVREPGEPAAWQIVLVEEREEGLLPADSESVRYIAGQAIARKKAVAEFKALRERLYQAADIELNANALGFGHRALVAGAAP, from the coding sequence ATGCGCCGGCAATCCGCATCCCGGCTGCGGCCCGCGCTGGCCGCGCTGTTGGCGGCCGGCCTGGCGCTCGGCGGCGCGGCGCTGGGCGCCAGCCGCGATGGCCTGGCCGATCCGGCGCTGGCGGCCCGCATCGACGGTCAGCCGATCCCGCTGGCCGGCCTGCGCGTGCTGCATACCGTCGGCGCCTACCGCGACATGAAGGTGCCGCTGGACAAGGTGCTGGCCTCGGTGATCGACAACCGGCTGCTCGGCGACTACGCGGCCGGCCAGTACGACGAGGCGACGCTGTTCCCCAATACCGCGGTGGCCTTCGCCCGCGAGGTGGCGGTCGAGGACCAGCTGGTCGCCACCCTGCGCCGCGCCTACAAGGCACCGCTCGACGCCGCCCTGGCCCGCGCCGGCGGGCTGGCCAGGCTGGTGGTGCGGAACACGGTACCGAGCCGGCAGGCGCTCGAGGCGGTGTTCCCGCCCGGCGACGCGCTGCGGCTCGACGCGGCGCTGACGCCGCAGCAGCTCGAGGCGGCGCGCGCGGTCACGCTGCTCGAATACCGCTTCCCGGGCGGCGAGACCGGCCGCATCGACCTGGCCCAGCTGTGGCAGCGGCAGAACATCCAGGGCAAGACCCTGCTGCGCGGCGGCGATGCCGACTACCGCGCGCAGCAGGCGATGCAGCTGCTCGGCAGCCGCTACGTGCTGGCCTGGGCGCGGCGCGACAGCGGGCTTTCCGCCGACGACCTCGCGCTGCTGCGCCGGGCGATCGAGGATCGCGACCGCCGCGGCGCGCTGCTGCAGCTGTTGGGCATCGAGGCCGACATGCACTACAGCAGCGCCCATCTCAAGCAGCTGGCCGCCGCGGCGACGCCGGCCGAGGTGGCCGACTACTACGCGCGCCATCCGGCCGAGTTCCGCCGCATCGAACGCGTGCGCGCCCGCCATATCCGCTGCGGCGACGAGGCGGCTTGCCGCGATGCCTACGAGCGACTGCGCGGCGGCGCCGATTTCGCTGCCGTGGCGCGCGCCGCATCGAGCGCCGGCGACGCGGCCGACGGCGGTGCGCTCGGCTGGCTGCGGCGCGACGACGGGCAGCCCTCCTGGCTGCGGGACCTGGCCTTCGCGCTGCCGCCGGGCAAGCCGTCGCGGCCGGTGCGCGAGCCCGGCGAGCCGGCGGCCTGGCAGATCGTGCTGGTGGAGGAACGCGAGGAAGGCCTGCTGCCGGCCGATAGCGAATCGGTGCGCTACATCGCCGGCCAGGCGATCGCGCGCAAGAAGGCCGTGGCCGAGTTCAAGGCGCTGCGCGAGCGGCTGTACCAGGCGGCCGACATCGAGCTGAACGCGAATGCGCTGGGCTTCGGCCATCGCGCGCTGGTCGCCGGAGCGGCGCCGTGA
- a CDS encoding phospholipase: protein MNFTRLLAGLAAACCLAAPAHAFTQETHRRIVLDAVAYMQANPSTTNFARLQAGATNAGYTIEQFAAALGQGAYDVDDFADTYLCGATTGDCQLAPVWGAGASIVKYTSYFHFQNHTAGPDLHGNKLGGYNYHALTVWGDIDDMAAAWLYGDYLDDGRGGMKGWFGDNSKYNSYGITEANYRLGGTSTASMYADFEKMPFQPIDNLGQYWFQQFLSRPTAQTLGFVLHTTDLLQPHHTWTTSALNHADWEGWVNDYYYAEKLNDAALVKAALADFTPPAKTATDIRPLLTQGGDISYARGGAVLSATDHETRRTVGKVVIPHAIAMVVHILNRAAERF, encoded by the coding sequence ATGAACTTCACCCGCCTGCTGGCCGGCCTCGCCGCGGCCTGCTGCCTCGCCGCGCCGGCCCATGCCTTCACCCAGGAAACCCATCGCCGCATCGTGCTCGACGCGGTCGCCTACATGCAGGCCAACCCGTCCACCACCAACTTCGCCAGGCTGCAGGCCGGCGCCACCAATGCCGGCTACACCATCGAGCAGTTCGCCGCGGCGCTGGGCCAGGGCGCCTACGACGTCGACGACTTCGCCGACACCTACCTGTGCGGCGCCACCACCGGCGACTGCCAGCTCGCCCCGGTGTGGGGCGCCGGCGCCAGCATCGTCAAGTACACCAGCTACTTCCACTTCCAGAACCACACCGCCGGCCCCGACCTGCACGGCAACAAGCTCGGCGGCTACAACTACCACGCGCTGACGGTGTGGGGCGACATCGACGACATGGCGGCCGCCTGGCTCTACGGCGACTACCTCGACGACGGCCGCGGCGGCATGAAGGGCTGGTTCGGCGACAACAGCAAGTACAACAGCTACGGCATCACCGAGGCCAACTACCGGCTCGGCGGCACCTCGACGGCCTCGATGTACGCCGATTTCGAGAAGATGCCGTTCCAGCCGATCGATAACCTGGGCCAGTACTGGTTCCAGCAGTTCCTGTCCAGGCCGACCGCGCAGACGCTGGGCTTCGTGCTGCACACCACCGACCTCTTGCAGCCGCACCACACCTGGACCACCTCGGCGCTGAACCACGCCGACTGGGAAGGCTGGGTCAACGACTATTACTACGCCGAGAAGCTCAACGACGCCGCGCTGGTCAAGGCCGCGCTGGCCGACTTCACCCCGCCGGCCAAGACCGCCACCGACATCCGCCCGCTGCTGACCCAGGGCGGCGACATCTCCTACGCCCGCGGCGGCGCGGTGCTGTCGGCGACCGACCACGAGACCCGCCGCACGGTCGGCAAGGTGGTGATCCCACACGCGATCGCGATGGTGGTGCACATCCTCAACCGCGCCGCAGAACGGTTCTGA
- a CDS encoding ABC transporter ATP-binding protein, producing MFSWFERRVHLYPDTPPAQPPKGFFRFVWAGTEGLRGLIAAMIVLTAGIGAFEALLFSMLGSVVDWLGQVPPAELWTQQRGHLLLLAGILLASPVLIALQALCKYQGLLGNFPMLLRWHYHRHLLGQSMSFYQDEFAGRVAAKVMQTALAVRDTVLIVADILVFVVIYFVTMVAVVGRFDALLVLPFLGWLALYVLTLRFFVPRLGKVASEQADARSLMTGRITDAYTNIATVKLFAHAQREAQFARGAMQEFMLTAYRQTRLVSGFEVVNHVLSMLLIGSTAGATLWLWTRGEVGVGAVAAATAMALRLNGISHWIMWEMASLFEQIGTVQDGIATLSRPIAIKDRPDAQPLEVRRGEIRFEQVDFGYGGQRRVIEQLNLTIRPGEKVGLVGRSGAGKSTLVNLLLRFYDVESGRILIDGQDIAQVTQDSLRRQVGMVTQDTSLLHRSVRDNLLYGRPDASDAEMIAAARRAEAHDFIETLTDPKGRQGYEAHVGERGVKLSGGQRQRVAIARVMLKDAPILLLDEATSALDSEVEAAIQDSLYTLMEGKTVVAIAHRLSTIAAMDRLIVMDGGRIVEEGDHAALLARGGLYARLWAHQSGGFLGEEADEAAEAV from the coding sequence GTGTTCAGCTGGTTCGAACGACGCGTCCACCTCTATCCCGACACGCCCCCGGCCCAGCCGCCCAAGGGCTTCTTCCGCTTCGTCTGGGCCGGCACCGAGGGCCTGCGCGGGCTGATCGCCGCGATGATCGTGCTCACCGCCGGCATCGGCGCCTTCGAGGCGCTGCTGTTCAGCATGCTGGGCTCGGTGGTCGACTGGCTCGGCCAGGTGCCGCCGGCCGAGCTGTGGACCCAGCAACGCGGCCACCTGCTGCTCTTGGCCGGCATCCTGCTCGCCAGCCCGGTGCTGATCGCGCTGCAGGCGCTGTGCAAGTACCAGGGCCTGCTCGGCAATTTCCCGATGCTGCTGCGCTGGCACTACCACCGCCACCTGCTCGGCCAGAGCATGAGCTTCTACCAGGACGAATTCGCCGGCCGGGTCGCCGCCAAGGTGATGCAGACCGCGCTGGCGGTGCGCGACACCGTGCTGATCGTGGCCGACATCCTGGTCTTCGTGGTCATCTACTTCGTCACCATGGTGGCGGTGGTCGGCCGCTTCGACGCGCTGCTGGTGCTGCCCTTCCTCGGCTGGCTGGCGCTGTACGTGCTCACGCTGCGCTTCTTCGTGCCGCGGCTGGGCAAGGTCGCCAGCGAGCAGGCCGACGCGCGCAGCCTGATGACCGGCCGCATCACCGACGCCTACACCAATATCGCCACCGTCAAGCTGTTCGCCCACGCCCAGCGCGAGGCCCAGTTCGCCCGCGGCGCGATGCAGGAATTCATGCTGACCGCCTATCGCCAGACCCGGCTGGTCAGCGGTTTCGAGGTGGTCAACCACGTGCTCAGCATGCTGCTGATCGGCAGCACCGCCGGCGCCACGCTGTGGCTGTGGACGCGCGGCGAGGTCGGCGTCGGCGCGGTGGCGGCCGCCACCGCCATGGCGCTGCGGCTCAACGGCATCTCGCACTGGATCATGTGGGAGATGGCCAGCCTGTTCGAGCAGATCGGCACGGTGCAGGACGGCATCGCCACGCTGTCGCGGCCGATCGCGATCAAGGACCGGCCCGACGCCCAGCCGCTCGAAGTGCGCCGCGGCGAGATCCGCTTCGAGCAGGTCGATTTCGGCTACGGCGGCCAGCGCCGCGTGATCGAGCAGTTGAACCTGACCATCCGCCCCGGCGAGAAGGTCGGCCTGGTCGGCCGCTCGGGCGCCGGCAAGAGCACGCTGGTCAACCTCCTGCTGCGTTTCTACGACGTCGAGTCGGGCCGCATCCTGATCGACGGCCAGGACATCGCCCAGGTCACCCAGGACAGCCTGCGCCGCCAGGTCGGCATGGTGACGCAGGACACCAGCCTGCTGCACCGCTCGGTGCGCGACAACCTGCTGTACGGCCGGCCCGACGCCAGTGATGCCGAGATGATCGCCGCCGCCCGCCGCGCCGAGGCGCACGACTTCATCGAGACGCTGACCGACCCCAAGGGCCGCCAGGGTTACGAAGCCCACGTCGGCGAACGCGGCGTGAAGCTCAGCGGCGGCCAGCGCCAGCGGGTCGCGATCGCCCGGGTGATGCTCAAGGATGCGCCGATCCTGCTGCTGGACGAGGCCACCAGCGCGCTCGACAGCGAGGTCGAGGCGGCGATCCAGGACAGCCTGTACACGCTGATGGAGGGCAAGACGGTGGTGGCGATCGCCCACCGGCTGTCGACCATCGCGGCGATGGACCGGCTGATCGTGATGGACGGCGGCCGCATCGTCGAGGAAGGCGATCACGCGGCGCTGCTGGCGCGCGGCGGCCTGTACGCGCGGCTGTGGGCGCACCAGAGCGGCGGTTTCCTCGGCGAAGAGGCGGACGAGGCGGCCGAAGCGGTCTGA
- a CDS encoding rhodanese-like domain-containing protein → MSLTNDILQRAQARAAQLGLPYSGALTPDEAHTLLAALPNARLVDVRTHAEWQFVGTPEGAVKVEWKSWPGMTPNPHFIDQLRHQVDAEHALFFLCRTGGRSHEAAALAASQGFAECYNVLEGFEGDRDEAGQRGRVNGWKARNLPWSQG, encoded by the coding sequence ATGAGTCTCACCAACGACATCCTGCAGCGCGCCCAGGCGCGGGCCGCGCAACTGGGCCTGCCCTATTCCGGCGCGCTGACGCCCGACGAGGCGCACACCCTCCTGGCGGCGCTGCCCAACGCGCGCCTGGTCGACGTCCGCACCCATGCCGAATGGCAGTTCGTCGGCACGCCCGAGGGCGCGGTCAAGGTCGAGTGGAAAAGCTGGCCGGGCATGACGCCGAACCCGCATTTCATCGACCAGCTGCGCCACCAGGTCGATGCCGAGCACGCGCTGTTCTTCCTCTGCCGCACCGGCGGCCGCTCGCACGAGGCGGCGGCGCTGGCGGCCTCGCAGGGCTTCGCCGAGTGCTACAACGTGCTCGAGGGATTCGAGGGCGACCGCGACGAGGCCGGCCAGCGCGGCCGGGTGAACGGCTGGAAGGCGCGCAACCTGCCCTGGTCGCAAGGCTGA
- a CDS encoding alpha/beta fold hydrolase: MAAPTWILLRGLGREARHWGGFPPLLAEALGGVRVLAPDLAGNGRRWRERSAATLAGQCDGLRAELAEVLAQGPVNLLAISLGGMVALDWATRRPTEVGRLVLVNTSLAGLAPFWRRLRWPRYPAIARLPLQSIAARERSILAMVSNDPARRAAALPQWIAWQREAPVARANLLRQLAAAARFRLPPQWPGCPALLLASRRDRLVDPACSQALAAAAGWPLRLHETAGHDLPLDDPHWLAAQVAQWCGAPSTILDTTPP; encoded by the coding sequence ATGGCCGCGCCGACCTGGATCCTGCTGCGCGGCCTCGGCCGCGAGGCGCGCCACTGGGGCGGCTTCCCGCCGCTGCTGGCCGAGGCGCTCGGCGGCGTGCGCGTGCTGGCGCCCGATCTGGCCGGCAACGGCCGGCGCTGGCGCGAACGCAGCGCCGCGACCCTCGCCGGCCAGTGCGACGGCCTGCGCGCCGAGCTGGCCGAGGTGCTGGCGCAAGGCCCGGTCAACCTGCTGGCGATCTCGCTCGGCGGCATGGTGGCGCTCGACTGGGCGACTCGTCGGCCGACCGAGGTCGGGCGCCTGGTGCTGGTCAACACCAGCCTGGCCGGCCTCGCGCCGTTCTGGCGCCGGCTGCGCTGGCCGCGCTACCCGGCGATCGCGCGGCTGCCGCTGCAATCGATCGCGGCGCGCGAGCGCAGCATCCTGGCCATGGTCAGCAACGATCCGGCCCGCCGCGCCGCGGCGCTGCCGCAGTGGATCGCCTGGCAGCGCGAGGCGCCGGTCGCGCGCGCCAACCTGCTGCGCCAGCTGGCCGCCGCCGCGCGCTTCCGCCTGCCGCCGCAATGGCCGGGCTGCCCGGCGCTGCTGCTGGCCAGCCGGCGCGACCGGCTGGTCGACCCGGCCTGCTCGCAGGCGCTGGCCGCCGCGGCCGGCTGGCCGCTGCGGCTGCACGAGACGGCCGGCCACGACCTGCCGCTCGACGACCCGCACTGGCTGGCGGCGCAGGTGGCGCAATGGTGCGGAGCGCCATCCACCATCCTCGATACGACACCGCCGTAG
- the aroE gene encoding shikimate dehydrogenase, giving the protein MTDRYAVLGNPVAHSKSPAIHAAFAAQTGQKLRYERIEAPLAGFIETVADFFAMGGAGCNVTVPFKEEAFRFANLLTERAEQAGAVNTLWLDDEGVTGDNTDGVGLVRDLRRHLALAGRRVLLLGAGGAARGAIGALLAERPAALVVANRSADKAALLAERFAALGPIRGCGYEDLAGEPFDLVVNATSASLAGAALPLPASLWRPETVAYDMMYGRGLTPFLEQARAGGAGPLLDGLGMLVEQAAEAFFLWRGARPDTAPVLADLRAGL; this is encoded by the coding sequence ATGACCGATCGCTACGCCGTCCTCGGCAATCCCGTCGCCCACAGCAAGTCGCCGGCGATCCACGCCGCCTTCGCCGCCCAGACCGGCCAGAAGCTGCGCTACGAGCGCATCGAGGCGCCGCTGGCCGGCTTCATCGAGACAGTGGCCGACTTCTTCGCCATGGGCGGCGCCGGCTGCAACGTCACCGTGCCGTTCAAGGAAGAGGCGTTCCGTTTCGCCAACCTGCTGACCGAGCGGGCCGAGCAGGCCGGCGCGGTGAATACGCTGTGGCTCGACGACGAGGGTGTGACCGGCGACAACACCGACGGCGTCGGCCTGGTGCGCGACCTGCGCCGCCACCTGGCGCTGGCCGGTCGCCGCGTCCTGCTGCTCGGCGCCGGCGGCGCGGCGCGCGGCGCGATCGGCGCGCTGCTGGCCGAGCGGCCGGCAGCGCTGGTGGTGGCCAACCGCTCGGCCGACAAGGCCGCGCTGCTGGCCGAGCGCTTCGCCGCGCTCGGGCCGATCCGCGGCTGCGGCTACGAGGACTTGGCGGGCGAGCCGTTCGACCTGGTGGTCAATGCCACCTCGGCCAGCCTGGCCGGCGCGGCGTTGCCGCTGCCCGCCTCGCTGTGGCGGCCGGAGACGGTGGCCTACGACATGATGTACGGCCGTGGCCTGACGCCCTTCCTCGAACAGGCGCGCGCCGGCGGCGCCGGCCCGTTGCTCGACGGCCTCGGCATGCTGGTCGAGCAGGCGGCCGAAGCGTTCTTCCTGTGGCGCGGCGCGCGGCCGGATACCGCGCCGGTGCTGGCGGACTTGCGGGCGGGGCTGTAA
- a CDS encoding FdhF/YdeP family oxidoreductase, whose product MDTPDRPEAHSEPYDRPAGGWGALGAVRRTFRLHRLPIKGPLALLRANQHHGFDCPGCAWPDRNDGRTVDACENGMKAVAAELTARLATPDLFAAHTLAELRRQTDFELEDHGRLTEPLCYDAASDRYLPISWDDALARAAAVLRATAPEAAAFYASGRSSNEAAFLWQLLARAYGSNNLPDSSNLCHEPSGYAMKEVIGVGKGTATLDDFDQADLIVVIGQNPATNHPRMMGTLHAAVRRGAKVLAFNPLKERGFVSFADPQDPAEMLTGRGLAVAHRIYQVKIGGDLAALKGVMKALLAQDAAARAAGGAALVDEAFIAAHTEGYAALRDDLAMEDWALIEAESGLARAQMEEAAALYAASERTIATWCMGITHHEHSVATVQTIVYLLLLRGNVGRPGCGAVPVRGHSNVQGDRTMGVTSRPPARWLDNLAAEFGIEPPRRDGRDAIETVGGLLDGSVQAFLSLGGNFAAAAPDTARLTAALSRCTLTVHIATKFNRTHCYPGQLGLILPCLARTDRDLQDGVEQFVTVEDSMSMVHASQGFATPRSAHQRSEPAIVAGLGHALLGEAPIDWLGLARDYGRIRERIERCMAGVFDGYQDFNARVGRKGGFRLVNAASERRWATPSGKAQFRVHPVPTDGPVHRARAVWGDTVLALMTIRSHDQYNTTVYGQDDRYRGIFGGRHVVLIHPADLARLGFAAGDYVDLHARCDDGEPRSVHGFRLVPYDIPAGCIAAYFPEATPLVGRGLVSRYTRTPASKEIPVQLARSAVQRAGGGR is encoded by the coding sequence GTGGACACGCCCGACCGACCCGAAGCGCACAGCGAACCGTACGACCGCCCGGCCGGCGGCTGGGGCGCGCTCGGCGCGGTGCGGCGCACCTTCCGGCTGCACCGGCTGCCGATCAAGGGCCCGCTGGCGCTGCTGCGCGCCAACCAGCACCACGGCTTCGACTGTCCCGGCTGCGCCTGGCCCGACCGCAACGACGGCCGCACGGTCGACGCCTGCGAGAACGGCATGAAGGCGGTGGCGGCCGAGCTGACCGCGCGGCTGGCCACGCCGGACCTGTTCGCCGCCCATACGCTGGCCGAACTGCGCCGCCAGACCGATTTCGAACTCGAAGACCACGGCCGGCTGACCGAGCCGCTGTGCTACGACGCCGCCAGCGACCGCTACCTGCCGATCTCCTGGGACGACGCGCTGGCGCGCGCCGCCGCCGTGCTGCGCGCGACCGCGCCCGAGGCGGCCGCCTTCTACGCCTCGGGCCGCTCGAGCAACGAGGCGGCCTTCCTGTGGCAGCTGCTGGCGCGCGCCTACGGCAGCAACAACCTGCCCGATTCGTCCAACCTGTGCCACGAGCCGTCGGGCTACGCGATGAAGGAGGTCATCGGCGTCGGCAAGGGCACCGCCACGCTCGACGATTTCGACCAGGCCGACCTGATCGTCGTGATCGGCCAGAACCCGGCCACCAACCATCCGCGCATGATGGGCACGCTGCACGCCGCCGTGCGGCGCGGCGCCAAGGTGCTGGCGTTCAATCCGCTGAAGGAGCGCGGCTTCGTCAGCTTCGCCGATCCGCAGGACCCGGCCGAGATGCTGACCGGCCGCGGCCTGGCGGTGGCGCACCGGATCTACCAGGTGAAGATCGGCGGCGACCTGGCCGCGCTCAAGGGCGTGATGAAGGCGCTGCTGGCGCAGGACGCCGCGGCGCGCGCGGCCGGCGGCGCGGCGCTGGTCGACGAGGCCTTCATCGCCGCGCACACCGAGGGCTACGCCGCGCTGCGCGATGACCTGGCGATGGAGGACTGGGCGCTGATCGAGGCCGAATCGGGCCTCGCCCGTGCCCAGATGGAGGAGGCGGCGGCGCTGTACGCCGCCAGCGAGCGCACCATCGCCACCTGGTGCATGGGCATCACCCACCACGAGCACAGCGTGGCGACGGTGCAGACCATCGTCTACCTGCTGCTGCTGCGCGGCAACGTCGGCCGGCCCGGCTGCGGCGCGGTGCCGGTGCGCGGCCATTCCAACGTGCAGGGCGACCGCACCATGGGCGTCACCAGCCGGCCGCCGGCGCGCTGGCTCGACAACCTGGCGGCCGAGTTCGGCATCGAACCGCCGCGGCGCGACGGCCGCGACGCGATCGAGACGGTCGGCGGCCTGCTCGACGGCAGCGTCCAGGCCTTCCTCAGCCTCGGCGGCAATTTCGCCGCCGCCGCGCCCGACACCGCCCGGCTGACCGCGGCGCTGTCGCGCTGCACGCTCACCGTGCACATCGCCACCAAGTTCAACCGCACCCACTGCTACCCGGGCCAGCTCGGCCTGATCCTGCCCTGCCTGGCGCGCACCGACCGCGACCTGCAGGACGGCGTCGAGCAGTTCGTCACGGTCGAGGACAGCATGAGCATGGTGCACGCCTCGCAGGGCTTCGCCACGCCGCGCAGCGCGCATCAGCGCAGCGAGCCGGCCATCGTGGCGGGCCTGGGCCACGCGCTGCTCGGCGAGGCGCCGATCGACTGGCTCGGCCTGGCGCGCGACTACGGCCGCATCCGCGAGCGCATCGAGCGCTGCATGGCCGGTGTGTTCGACGGCTACCAGGACTTCAACGCCCGCGTCGGCCGGAAGGGCGGCTTCCGCCTGGTCAACGCCGCCAGCGAGCGGCGCTGGGCGACGCCGTCGGGCAAGGCGCAGTTCCGCGTCCACCCGGTGCCGACCGACGGCCCGGTGCACCGTGCCCGCGCCGTCTGGGGCGACACGGTGCTGGCGCTGATGACCATCCGCTCGCACGACCAGTACAACACCACCGTCTACGGCCAGGACGACCGCTACCGCGGCATCTTCGGCGGCCGCCACGTGGTGCTGATCCACCCGGCCGACCTGGCCCGGCTCGGTTTCGCGGCCGGCGACTACGTCGACCTGCACGCGCGCTGCGACGACGGCGAGCCGCGCAGCGTGCACGGCTTCCGGCTGGTGCCCTACGACATCCCGGCCGGCTGCATCGCCGCCTACTTCCCCGAGGCCACGCCGCTGGTCGGCCGCGGCCTGGTATCGCGCTACACCCGCACGCCGGCCAGCAAGGAGATCCCGGTGCAGCTGGCGCGCTCGGCGGTGCAGCGCGCCGGAGGCGGCCGGTGA